Part of the Triticum dicoccoides isolate Atlit2015 ecotype Zavitan unplaced genomic scaffold, WEW_v2.0 scaffold58420, whole genome shotgun sequence genome, CCGCGCCGGAGGCCGCGAAGTCCACAAACGACTGGAAGTAGCCGCCGTCCACCCTCGCCACCTCCTCGTGGATCGCCTGCGCCGCGTGCTTCAGCGGCCGGCCCAGCAGGTCGCCCACCGTGGCTCGCGGGAACGCCCACAGCACCAGGTTGCCGAAGTACTCCGCCGGCTTCCCCAGCCGGTGCCGCCCGTCCACGGATATCCGGATCGACGTCGCCTCGCCGGGGCTCAGGTCCCGCGCCCGCGTCATGGTGCGCCAGAGGTGGGCCAGGATGGTCTCGAACCGGCTGAACGGCCGCCCGCGCCCCTCCGACGCCCTGGCGCGGAGCCCCGCGATGAAGTCCTTGGTGAAGTGCGCCTTGTGGATGACGATGTTGCTCTCGGCGCCGTCGTCCCCGTGGTGATGGCCGGCGGCGGGCGACGGCCGGTGGTACTCCCTGCTGCGGTGGTCGTGCTCCGGGCGAGCCGGCGAGGAGCGCGGCTTGAAGAGGTCCTTCTGGTGGTGCACGGGCGGGAGGCCCATGGGCAGCCCCCTGGTGGCGCGGCCCCAGGCGACGAGGAAGTTGCTGGTGGCGTGGCCGTCGGCGACGACGTGCTTGGACGTGAACCCGACCGCGAGGGAGCCGCAGCGGAACCGCGTGAGCTGCAGCAGCACCACCTCCTGGTGCTCCGCGTCCAGGTCCGGGTGCAGCTTGAGCAGCGCCGGCGTGGGCTTGGCCGGGGCCATGTCGACGAGGTCGGCGTCCACGGACGCCTCCACGAGGCGCGCGCCGCGGTCGTTCAGGACCACGGCCGGCGCGCCGTCGGGGGACTCGCCGACCTTGCCCGCGAACGCGCGGTACTGGGAGAGCACGGCCGCGAGGCCCTTCTCGATGGCGGCGGTGGACGGCGCGGGCGGCGCGAAGGCGTAGATGATGGCCATCTGGATCTGGTACGTGACCGTGTCGAAGACGGACAGAGGGATGTACTCCGTGGCCGGAGCGCCGGCCTTGTAGGCCGGCTTGACGAGCCTGGAGCTCAGCACCTTCACCTCCATTGCTGGCTAGCGAGCTCGAGCTCCGTGCACTGAAGTCGGACCGGCGACGAGGAGTTTGCTAGCTAGGTGGCTGCCGCAGTGCTTGTGCTGCCTGTACGGTTTGCTCGTTCGATGGTGCCAGTGGCGACATATATAGGGGCCGCATGGCTGAGACTTTTGACCCGGCCGCCCCTGGCTCATACATGCGCACGTTTGACTGGGCTGCCGCAAAGGTGTTCGATCAAAGGTCACAGCTCTCAAGTCTCAACTCTCTGGCCGTGGCCGGTCCAGTACGTGGTAAAGCAGTAAGTACATAGAGCTTTGCATGTTGTATTGTTTGGACAACGTGACTTTTCACACAAGAAAAATCTGCACGTTTTTTAGGCGCGCGAAACTACTTTATTCAAGAGACACTCCTTGCACGACCGATGATctaagggagtacctagaactcatttagatgagacgtaatttggtctcattcatctggaAAACAAGAAcggatacaacccacgtcagcacacacgcatcttatagcaccaCATTCAATGGCTATAAAaaaatgaatgagaccaaattaaatctcatctagatgagttctagcaaaactgatgATCTAAACGTGCAAATTCAAGCATAAGATCTGATCAAATGCTTAGCTGACTCTGTCGTCCATAAACTATTTGACACCTTGCAAACCAACCTGTAGTTGAATGACTAGATGGATAGTGGTATCTCAGCCCATCAGAATTTATATTTTGATGCTCGTATttatcctggatttattttaatatTTTCAGCAATGCGTGTTCAGTGAGAGGAGAATAGGAGACGTTTCCGTCAACTACGagatgcctacggtgacttcgtaaaatctgaagatgatatg contains:
- the LOC119347100 gene encoding putrescine hydroxycinnamoyltransferase 3-like → MEVKVLSSRLVKPAYKAGAPATEYIPLSVFDTVTYQIQMAIIYAFAPPAPSTAAIEKGLAAVLSQYRAFAGKVGESPDGAPAVVLNDRGARLVEASVDADLVDMAPAKPTPALLKLHPDLDAEHQEVVLLQLTRFRCGSLAVGFTSKHVVADGHATSNFLVAWGRATRGLPMGLPPVHHQKDLFKPRSSPARPEHDHRSREYHRPSPAAGHHHGDDGAESNIVIHKAHFTKDFIAGLRARASEGRGRPFSRFETILAHLWRTMTRARDLSPGEATSIRISVDGRHRLGKPAEYFGNLVLWAFPRATVGDLLGRPLKHAAQAIHEEVARVDGGYFQSFVDFAAS